One Microplitis mediator isolate UGA2020A chromosome 3, iyMicMedi2.1, whole genome shotgun sequence DNA segment encodes these proteins:
- the LOC130664379 gene encoding protein sidekick isoform X5, protein MTKEVDFLKMTARSSGGRVRRLVILFTIYILLNTDNASGAAESLQEPRFTTQPSGISNILIENRTKILQCQARGYPPPKYRWFKDGVALSNEFTSESFWRIQNANKKDAGVYYCVASNEVGSIFSERVTFSVAYMGVFKDQTEKVISVGYGEAAILELPPIESHPTPDVTWSTPDGPVPYGINYATSQRRLLILNAGDNDEDLYRARAMNTQIGKEEYSPYFKLEVIGDPNVEVAPSIIIAPNDTQIAKDQPVTYLDCIANARSLHELRVLWTKDGVPIENARISYSFNDLWNRTLELISANLTYTGVYTCHVTLRSGGYPMINASARVDVFEKPTFVNELKRETHGDYGSAVLIPCEVVGVPMPKITWYHNAEPVDSFIGTKFDINEDGTLVIKRLTMSYAGMFQCLASNDAGESSSYTWLKVKTSIPIMETSPRNLTVLDGKDATIVCRAVGAPIPNTTWIFNDTIPVEIAGRVQLLDTGDLSIAAVNLNDAGKYTCIRSNDAGSVNGSGYLSVHVRTQIIRPPSDTSVLLGHTAKLECKVSNDPSVPYDIDWFYNAQLINRASSRVKMRHDGTLEIGAVRASDVGEYTCTVISPGGNETRSARLSVIELPFAPINVVAERVESISPRSVNISWVPGFDGNSEIKKFVVERRVVPETGPIADSLSNWVVENDNVSSQVRWCLLEDLKAAAAYQFRVTAVNLVGEGPPSEPSNVVILPQEPPSGPPVGFVGSARSDSEIITQWQPPLDEHCNGHILGYILRYRLHGYYNQSPWIIQNITNEAQKNYLLSDLITWKDYLVQVAAYNDKGVGVFTDGLIIKTREGVPEAPPTNVRVKAINSTAVQVWWKPPNPQKINGINQGYKIQAWTRGNLTEENEYKSIKVPPSLFDPLAEQSAIISGLKKYTKYNITVLCFTDPGDGQRSNPIEVRTSEDVPDEVENLQFDDISDRALTVKWSPPSEINGVLTNYQLKYMIKDLQESLRVLNFSADTLSSKVEQLQPTTHYKFEVIAWTSKGPGKSRVATIQSGVEPVLPEPPSKLALSNIDAFSVVLQFTPGFDGNSSIIKWTVQAQTKRNTTWYNIYEVSDPDASTITVSGLTPFMQYKLRLIANNVVGASKPSEPTKEFQTIQAPPSHPPMNVTVRAMSATELRVRWIPLQQLEWYGNPRGYNVTYTEVRTNKSQSITIEDHTANSYVLENMEEFALYEIVMQAYNDVGFSSPSPKAIERTRESVPSVGPSNVEANATSSTTILVKWGEVPVEHQNGQIEGYKVYYSANGRSSFQFRNIPKNTTFTTTLTELKKFVQYHIHVLAYTRLGDGALSTPPVRVQTFEDVPGPPSNVSLPDVSFSTARIIWDTPEDPNGEILGYKVMYYLNNSQERQFSKEVEAEARTFTATGLESEKHYMFLVTAQTRLGWGKTAFALVLTTNNRERPQPPSTPQISRSQVQSRQITFSWTPGTDGSAPLRYYTVQKSENAGAFQVIPERVDPSLTSYTANNLKPFTFYQFRIQATNDIGPSDWSDESAQVQTLPAAPSRGVTGLKVVPITTTSIEVHWDMIEEIHWSGDHTTGGYRVVYQPVSDFPTALEATPKQEIIGINQTKMILSDLMEDRNYEIVVLPFNSEGDGPPSPPVTVYVGEAVPTGEPQGLKAEPISSTEVFLKWKPPQAHMQNGDLLGYKIFYLVTDSPQVLDKKQEEEIEVVPATSLQHSLVFLDKYTEYKVQVLAFNPAGDGPRSPPITVRTKQDLPGPPSNLQFTEITMTSMRVTWDPPKLRNGEIVGYVVTYETAEQNDKFSKQVKQKVTETSLLIQPLEEEVTYTFTVRALTIDFGPPVSGNVTTGPQEGSPMIPTNLSVTKTVSYVHLKWKNGASGKGPILGYYIETRRKDDSRWQTIAKSDNGPLDEFTISYQNLLPSTAYLFRVISYNRYGISYPAYSTETILTPSKLYLEYAYLQHRPFYRQTWFMVTLAATSIVIIIMVVAILCVKSKSYKYKQEAQKTLEESMAMDIDDRQESDLSLYRTRPSGGTLSIGNGCGTLGKRGTIARKSMHPPPPPLHGKSPPRPSPASVAYHSDEESLKGYDENPDDSSVTEKPSEISSTDSQGSESENESVQSDPHSFVNHYANVNDSLRQSWKRQKPVRNYSSYTDSEPEGSAVVSLNGGQIIMNNMARSRAPLPGFSSFV, encoded by the exons ATGACAAAGGAAGTGGATTTTTTAAAGATGACTGCGAGGTCGTCTGGAGGACGAGTACGGAGACTCGTTATTCTTTTTACGATTTATATTCTTCTCAATACTGATAATGCATCCGGTGCTGCTG aATCCTTACAAGAGCCAAGATTTACCACACAACCATCTGGTATAAGCAATATATTGATAGAAAATAGAACAAAAATACTTCAATGTCAAGCACGAG GATATCCTCCACCAAAATACAGGTGGTTCAAAGACGGTGTCGCGCTGAGCAATGAATTTACATCAGAGTCATTTTGGCGGATCCAGAACGCAAATAAAAAAGATGCTGGAGTTTACTACTGCGTTGCTAGCAATGAAGTCGGTTCAATTTTCAGTGAACGTGTTACTTTCTCAGTTGCAT ACATGGGAGTATTTAAAGACCAAACAGAAAAGGTAATAAGTGTAGGGTATGGTGAAGCAGCTATTTTAGAGTTACCACCTATCGAGAGTCATCCAACACCCGACGTCACCTGGTCAACGCCAGACGGACCAGTACCTTATGGTATTAATTATGCAACGAGTCAGCGCAGGCTTCTCATCTTGAATGCCGGCGACAATGACGAAGACTTGTATAG agcTCGGGCTATGAACACACAAATAGGCAAAGAGGAGTACAGTCCGTACTTTAAGCTTGAAGTAATTGGCGATCCAAATGTTGAAGTTGCGCCTTCAATTATTATCGCTCCAAATGACACACAAATTGCTAAAGACCAACCAGTAACTTATCTTGACTGTATTGCAAACGCACG ATCATTACACGAATTAAGAGTTCTCTGGACAAAAGACGGCGTACCAATTGAAAACGCCCGTATCTCATACAGCTTCAATGACTTGTGGAACCGGACACTGGAACTTATCTCTGCTAATTTAACGTACACTGGAGTCTACACATGTCACGTTACACTTCGCAGCGGTGGATATCCGATGATAAATGCCAGTGCTCGTGTTGATGTTTTTGAAAAGCCCACGTTTGTTAATGAATTGAAACGCGAGACTCACGGTGATTATGGATCAGCTGTTTTGATCCCCTGTGAAGTTGTTGGTGTTCCTATGCCTAAAATAACTTGGTACCATAATGCAGAACCAGTTGATTCTTTTATTGGGACCAA GTTTGATATTAATGAAGACGGTACGCTGGTTATCAAGAGACTGACGATGAGCTACGCGGGAATGTTTCAGTGTTTAGCTTCAAATGATGCGGGTGAATCTTCTAGTTACACGTGGCTTAAAGTCAAGa CTTCAATCCCGATTATGGAGACCAGCCCGCGAAATTTGACGGTTTTGGATGGAAAAGACGCGACGATAGTTTGCCGAGCTGTTGGAGCACCGATTCCCAACACGACGTGGATTTTTaatg atacgATACCAGTAGAGATCGCTGGCCGCGTTCAACTGCTTGACACTGGAGACCTTTCAATCGCGGCCGTGAATTTAAATGATGCAGGAAAATACACTTGTATTCGTTCAAATGATGCGGGTTCCGTCAACGGGTCAGGTTATCTGTCAGTGCACGTCCGGACACAAATAATTCGTCCCCCAAGTGACACATCAGTGCTTCTAGGACATACAGCAAAGCTTGAATGCAAAGTATCCAACGATCCAAGTGTTCCTTATGACATCGACTGGTTCTACAATGCGCAGTTGATAAATCGAGCCAGTTCTCGGGTAAAAATGCGTCACGACGGTACTCTGGAGATCGGCGCAGTCCGCGCATCTGATGTGGGCGAGTACACATGTACTGTTATCTCCCCAGGTGGTAATGAGACCCGCAGTGCACGTCTCAGTGTAATCGAATTACCATTCGCTCCAATAAATGTAGTCGCTGAACGTGTTGAAAGTATTTCCCCTCGATCTGTCAACATCAGCTGGGTGCCGGGTTTCGACGGCAACAGCGAGATAAAAAAGTTCGTCGTCGAACGTCGCGTGGTACCAGAAACTGGACCTATAGCTGATTCACTGTCCAACTGGGTCGTGGAAAATGACAACGTGTCTTCACAAGTACGCTGGTGTCTGCTCGAAGATTTAAAAGCCGCAGCTGCTTATCAATTTCGCGTTACTGCTGTCAATCTAGTAGGCGAAGGTCCTCCTTCTGAGCCGAGCAACGTCGTTATACTTCCGCAAGAGCCACCGTCAGGACCACCCGTTGGATTCGTCGGCTCAGCGAGATCTGATTCTGAAATCATCACTCAGTGGCAGCCGCCTTTGGACGAACACTGCAATGGACATATTCTGGGTTACATTTTAAGATACCGCCTCCATGGTTACTACAACCAGAGCCCGTGGATTATACAGAACATTACTAATGaagcacaaaaaaattatttgctatCGGACTTGATAACTTGGAAAGATTATCTGGTACAAGTTGCCGCGTATAATGACAAAGGTGTCGGTGTATTTACTGATGGGCTGATTATCAAGACGAGAGAAGGAGTTCCCGAAGCACCACCGACTAATGTACGGGTGAAAGCCATCAACTCAACGGCGGTCCAGGTCTGGTGGAAGCCACCGAATCCTCAGAAAATAAATGGAATCAATCAAGGATATAAAATCCAAGCATGGACTCGCGGAAATTTAACTGAAGAAAATGAATACAAGTCAATTAAAGTACCGCCGAGTTTATTTGACCCGCTCGCTGAACAGTCGGCTATCATAAGTGggctaaaaaaatacacaaaatacAATATTACGGTTCTTTGTTTCACTGATCCAGGAGATGGGCAACGAAGTAACCCCATTGAAGTACGAACGAGTGAAGATGTACCAGATgaagttgaaaatttacaatttgatGACATAAGCGATCGCGCACTGACAGTTAAGTGGAGTCCGCCGAGCGAAATAAACGGCGTACTGACGAATTACCAACTAAAGTACATGATTAAAGATTTGCAAGAATCATTGcgcgttttaaatttttccgcggATACGCTGTCAAGCAAAGTGGAACAGCTTCAACCAACAACGCATTATAAATTCGAAGTAATCGCCTGGACATCAAAAGGCCCCGGGAAATCACGAGTTGCTACTATTCAGTCGGGCGTTGAACCAGTTCTTCCAGAACCACCTTCAAAATTGGCTCTATCTAATATCGATGCATTTTCAGTTGTTCTCCAGTTCACACCGGGCTTCGACGGCAACTCCTCGATAATCAAGTGGACCGTTCAAGCGCAAACAAAACGCAATACCACATGGTACAATATTTATGAAGTTTCAGATCCGGATGCCAGCACAATTACTGTCAGCGGATTGACTCCATTCATGCAATACAAACTGCGTTTGATTGCTAATAATGTCGTCGGTGCTTCTAAACCTTCTGAGCCAACAAAAGAATTCCAAACGATTCAAGCTCCACCTTCGCACCCACCAATGAATGTCACAGTCCGTGCAATGAGTGCTACTGAACTCCGTGTCCGCTGGATTCCTCTTCAGCAGCTTGAATGGTACGGCAACCCACGAGGTTACAATGTGACGTACACCGAAGTGAGGACCAACAAGTCTCAGAGTATCACCATTGAAGACCACACTGCCAATTCTTACGTCTTGGAAAACATGGAAGAATTCGCGCTCTACGAAATTGTAATGCAGGCATACAATGACGTCGGTTTTTCCTCGCCAAGTCCGAAAGCTATTGAGCGAACTCGTGAGTCTGTGCCGTCAGTAGGGCCGTCGAATGTTGAAGCCAATGCTACATCGTCGACAACAATTCTAGTTAAATGGGGCGAAGTTCCGGTAGAACATCAAAATGGGCAGATTGAAGGCTACAAAGTTTACTACAGCGCTAATGGTCGCTCCTCATTCCAGTTTAGAAACATTCCAAAGAATACTACATTCACTACGACCCTCACAGAGCTAAAGAAGTTCGTCCAGTATCATATCCACGTGCTGGCTTACACGAGACTTGGTGACGGAGCGCTGAGTACTCCGCCAGTTCGTGTTCAGACATTTGAAGACGTACCGGGACCTCCATCGAATGTTTCGCTTCCTGATGTGAGTTTTTCTACCGCCCGTATTATTTGGGACACGCCTGAAGATCCCAATGGGGAGATTCTGGGCTACAAAGTTATGTATTATTTGAACAACAGCCAGGAGAGACAGTTCTCGAAAGAGGTAGAAGCAGAAGCGCGTACATTTACTGCTACTGGTTTGGAATCTGAGAAGCATTACATGTTCCTAGTGACTGCGCAGACAAGATTGGGCTGGGGAAAAACGGCTTTTGCGTTGGTGCTCACGACAAATAATCGCGAAAGACCGCAGCCTCCATCCACGCCTCAAATAAGCAGGTCCCAGGTCCAGAGCAGACAAATAACATTTTCTTGGACACCGGGAACTGATGGATCGGCGCCTCTGCGCTATTACACAGTACAAAAATCGGAGAATGCTGGAGCTTTTCAAGTTATTCCTGAGCGTGTGGATCCATCTCTCACGTCTTACAcagcaaataatttaaaaccatTTACATTTTACCAGTTTCGTATACAAGCGACCAATGACATTGGCCCGTCAGACTGGAGCGACGAGTCTGCGCAAGTGCAAACACTTCCTGCAGCCCCGTCGCGTGGTGTTACCGGTCTCAAAGTCGTCCCCATCACTACGACAAGTATCGAAGTACACTGGGATATGATCGAAGAAATTCATTGGAGTGGAGATCACACTACTGGAGGCTACCGAGTCGTTTATCAACCGGTCTCTGATTTTCCTACGGCACTTGAAGCGACGCCAAAGCAGGAAATAATCGGTATCAATCAAACTAAAATGATTCTGAGTGATTTAATGGAGGACAGAAATTATGAAATCGTCGTACTGCCATTTAATTCCGAAGGAGACGGACCCCCAAGTCCACCAGTTACCGTTTACGTCGGCGAAGCCGTACCGACTGGTGAACCTCAAGGTCTCAAAGCAGAGCCTATTTCCTCGACggaagtatttttaaaatggaaACCGCCTCAAGCGCACATGCAAAACGGCGACTTACTTGgctacaaaatattttatctagtCACTGACTCACCTCAAGTACTAGATAAAAAACAAGAAGAAGAAATCGAAGTTGTACCCGCGACCTCTCTGCAGCACAGCCTAGTTTTCCTAGACAAATACACCGAGTACAAAGTCCAAGTGTTGGCATTCAATCCCGCTGGTGATGGTCCACGTTCGCCTCCGATTACTGTTCGTACAAAGCAAGACTTGCCCGGTCCACCCAGCAATCTCCAGTTCACTGAAATCACCATGACGAGTATGCGCGTAACTTGGGACCCGCCTAAGCTCCGCAATGGAGAGATCGTCGGCTACGTCGTTACTTACGAAACCGCTGagcaaaatgataaatttagcAAACAAGTTAAGCAAAAAGTTACGGAAACAAGTCTTCTAATTCAGCCTCTCGAAGAGGAAGTCACGTATACTTTTACAGTACGGGCTCTGACAATCGATTTTGGTCCTCCAGTATCAGGGAATGTTACAACCGGTCCTCAAGAAGGCTCACCAATGATTCCAACGAATCTCTCTGTCACCAAAACTGTCTCCTATGTCCATTTAAAATGGAAGAATGGCGCGTCTGGCAAAGGACCTATTCTTGGTTACTACATTGAAACTCGCAGAAAAG atGACTCCCGATGGCAGACGATTGCGAAGAGCGACAACGGGCCGCTTGATGAATTTACGATATCATATCAAAATCTTTTGCCATCGACTGCGTACCTCTTCCGTGTGATTTCTTACAACCGCTACGGCATCAGTTATCCCGCTTATTCAACGGAAACAATTTTAACGCCGTCGAAATTGTACTTGGAGTACGCGTACCTTCAGCACCGTCCGTTTTACCGGCAGACCTGGTTCATGGTGACACTTGCCGCGACGTCGATAGTAATTATCATCATGGTCGTTGCTATTTTGTGCGTGAAAAGCAAGAGCTATAAATACAAACAGGAAGCACAGAAGACTCTGGAAGAATCGATGGCAATGGACATTGATGACCGTCAGGAATCTGATCTGTCACTTTACCGCACGCGGCCTTCTGGTGGTACTCTGAGTATTGGAAATGGATGTGGGACTTTGGGTAAACGGGGTACTATTGCCAGAAAGTCAATGCATCCTCCACCGCCGCCATTGCACGGGAAATCACCACCGAGACCTTCACCAGCATCCGTTGCTTATCACAGCGACGAGGAAAGTCTCAAAGGATATGACGAAAATCCAGATGACAGCAGTGTCACGGAAAAACCATCAGAAATAAGTTCAACAGACtctcag GGCTCGGAGAGCGAAAATGAAAGTGTTCAATCAGATCCGCattcatttgtaaatcattaCGCAAATGTTAATGATTCATTACGACAATCGTGGAAGAGACAAAAACCAGTAAGAAATTACTCATCATACACAGATTCGGAACCAGAAGGAAGTGCCGTTGTGAGTTTAAACGGCGgacaaataataatgaataacatGGCTAGATCACGAGCTCCACTTCCTGGTTTCTCGTCGTTCGTTTAA